ACCCGGCGCCGGTCGCGCAGGCAGTGCCGCCGCTCGGTGAGGCCGGTGCGCTCCAGCCGGACCACCAGCCTGCTCACCGAGCTCTGGTTGAGCAGCGTGACCTCGGCCAGCTCCTGCATGTGCAGCTCGCCGAGCGGGGCGTTGGCCAGCGCCATCAGCGCGGTGAACTCGGAGAACCCGATGTCCGAGTGCCGCTGGAGCATCTTCTGCATGGTGTGGCCGACCCGCGCGTTCAGGGCGGCGAGCCGACCCCAGAGCAACCCGTCGCTCGAGAGCAGCAACGGCGCGGGAGGGGATGCCTGCTGTGACATGTCGCCCTCCGGGATTCCACCACGCCGAGTCGTGGTACAGACCTGCGCATACATCTGACTTGACTGTACCTCGGTCACGCCTGGGCGAACACCTCGTGTGTGAGCCAGGACACGGTGCTGCCGGCGGCCGGTCAGACCCCCTCGAACGCCCCGACCCGGAATACGCGGCCGTAGCCGTGCACCTCGACGTCCGGCGCGGTCTCGCGCAGCGACTGCCAGAGCAGGACCTGGTTGGCGGTGAGCACCGCGGTGCCCAGCTCGTCCTCCAGCGCCTCGACGATGCCGACGGCGCGCTGGCCGTTGCCCGCCACGAACACCGCGTCGGCCCCGTCCGCCACCGACTTCACCCAGTCGAACAGCAGGCCCGGGATGATGTCGGCCTGGCTGCTCGGCAGCCCGCTCGGCGCGTGGTGCACGACGTCGAAGCCCTGGTCGGTGAAGTACCGAGCGCCCGCCAGGTCCAGTTCCCGGTCGAACCACGGCGGGTTGACCAGCGCCATCGACCGCACGCCCAGCGCGCGCATCGCGTTCGAGGCCGCGAGGCAGGTCGTCACCAGCGGCATCCCCCGCGTCCGCGGCGCCAACCGCCGCAGCAGGGCCTGCTCGCCGTCGACGCCGTGCTTGTACGACGAGCTGGTGAAGCCGAGCGCGATCACGTCCAGCGGTGACGCGGCCAGGCTCTCCACCGTGTCGTCCAGGTACGGCTCGTCGGTGAACGACGTGACGGGCTGGTGCGGGATCTTCGGGTCCATCACCCCGCCGGGGCGCATGGCGCCGAAGTGCAGCCGGTGGGCGTGGACGGAGACGTCGGCGGGCGCCATCGCCCGCAACTCGGCCTCCGGGCCCACGTCCGCGTGCGGCACCACGACGCCGATCCGCACGCGCGCGTCCCAGCCGTCACGCCTGAAGGTCCGCTCGGTCATGCCTCACCTCCTCGAATAGGTGTTGTTCGCCAGCCAGCGCTCGAACGGCTCGTCGCCGTTCTCCACCGGCATCGCGCGCACGTCCATGGGCCACCGCTCCGGCGGCAGGGCGAAGATGCTGTACGAGCCGGAGTAGTCGAAGCCGGCCGCCGCGGCGCCGTGCCGGTCCACCGCGTAGACGATCGTGGTGATGCCGCTGTACAGCGCCGCCATGTAGCACAGCGCGCACGGCTCGCCCGAGGCGATCAGCGTGCAGCCGTGCAGCGAGGCGACCCGCAGCTTGGCGCAGGCGTCCTGGATCGCCACCACCTCGGCGTGCGCCAGGGGGTCGTGGTTCGCGGCGACGCGGTTGACGCCCTCGCCGATGACGCCCTGGCGCGGGTGCACCACCAGGCCGGAGAACGGGATGCCGCCGCGCTCCACGTGCTCGAGCGACAGGGCGACCGCCCGGCGCACGTGCTCGCGCAGCTCGTCGTCGGTCACGCCGTCGCCTCCGGCGCCGGGGCCGGCTTGGACGACATCTTCAGCCCGACCACGCCGCCGATGATCAGCACGAAGCAGGCCGCCTTGAGCAGCGAGATGGACTCGTCGAACACCAGGGTCCCGAAGATCACCGTGCCGACGGAGCCGATGCCGGTCCAGACGGTGTAGCCGACGCCGACGTCCAGCGTCTTCAGGGCCAGGCTGAGGAAGAAGATGCCGCCCGCCGCCGCGAGCACGGTGGTGATGGACCACCCGAGGTGGGTGAAGCCGTGGGACCCGTTGGTGCCGAGGGCGAACACGACCTCGAACACGGCGGCGATCAGCAGGTAGGTCCACGAGCGCACGTCGGTCTGCGCGGGTGCGGCAGGCGCGTCGGTCGTGGCGGTCTCGGCCGCGGTCGCGGTGACCGGGGCGTCCTTGGTCTGCTTGCTCATGTTCTCGTCTTCCTTGGTCGGTGCGGTCTGGTGCGGTCGGGTGCGGGTCAGACGCCGGAGGCGACGCGGAGGCCGATGACGCCGAGGATGATCGCGCCGAAGCACAGGATCTTCGCGGCGTTCAGGCGCTCCTTGAACAGGAACACGCCGAGCACGACGGTGCCGACGGAGCCGATGCCGGTCCAGATGGTGTAGCCGACGCCGACGTCCAGCGTCTTCAGGGCCAGGCTGAGGAAGAAGATGCCGCCCGCCGCCGCCAGCAGCGTGAAGATGGAGGGCCACAACCGGGTGAAGCCCTTGGTCGCGTTGGTGCCGAGCGCGAACGCGACTTCGAAGACGGTGGCAATCGCGAGGTACAACCAGTGCATGGGATCGACTTCCTGTGCGGTGGTGCGGGTCAGTGGGAAGCGGACGCGGACCGGGCGGCGATCGCCTCGTCGACCAGGGCGGTCAGGGCGTCGGGGTCGGGCACGCCGCTGATCCGGCGGTTGCCGACGAGGATCGTGGGCACGGCGGAGACCTCGTCGCGAGCGGCCTGCCGCAGCGCCTCGCGGTGCCGGTCGCGGTAGCGCCGGTCCTCCAGCGCCGCGCGGAAGGCGGCGCCGTCCAGGCCGATCGACTCGGCGATGTCGGTCAGCACGTCGTGCTCGCCGATGTTCCGCTCGTCCTGGAAGAACGCGCGGAAGACGGCGGCGGTGTACTCGGCGCCCCTGCCGTGGTCCTCGGCGAAGCAGAAGCCCTCGAACGCCGTGTGCGTGTACGGCTGCGGCGAGACGGACGGCAGCACGATCGGCACGCCGAGGCGCCGGGCCATCGGGTAGACCGACTGCCGCCACACGGCGGGCAGGTAGTCGTCCTCGGGCCGCAGCGTCGGGGTCGGCTCGGGCCGCAGCTCGAACGGTCGCCACACGACTTCGGCGTCCTTGCCGGCCACCGCCTGCTCGACGATGCCCTCCGCCAGCAGGCAGTAGGGGCACACGTAGTCGGAGTAGACAACGACTTGGACGGTCATCGGCCTGCCTCTCGTCGGCTGCTTGTTCAATGCGTGTACATCAACTGTATGCGCATGAATCTAACTGGCGCAACTCGGGGCTCACGAGCACGCGCCACCGGGGGTGCAGGCGCCGCCGATGACCTGCGGCGCTTCGGCCGCGAGCGAGCCCTCCGCCGCCACGTGCGCGTCGTCGCCGACCATCGCCGGGTGCTTCTCGCGCATCCGCCGCAGCACGTCGTCGTAGTCGACGTCGTCGAACTCGGTCTTGGGCCCGACGAACTCCATCCGCTCCCGCCCGTCCTCGTCGAACGGGTGGTACAGCGAGTCGGCCGTGCCGTCGAACTCCAGCGGCCGCATGCCGTAGAGCTTGCAGAGCACCTTGTTGAACACCGGCGTGACGCGCAGCCAGCGCCCGTCCAGCTCGATCGCGTTGAGCCAGTGCAGGAACACGTCCCCGCCGACGACCTGCTTGAGCCGCCCGGAGGCCAGGTGGTTGCGCACCTCGCCGCACAGCAGGCGGCTCGGGATGCCGACCGAGCGCACCGCGGCGGCGTAGAGGATGGCCTTGTGCAGGCAGAACCCCTGGCCCTGCTTCGCGATGGAGCCGGCGCGCAGCCCGGTCCGCGACAGGTCCTGGCCGTACACCTCGTAGAACACCTTGTCGCGCACCGCGTAGTAGAGCGCGACCGCCTTCTCCGTCGGCGTCATCGCCGCCGGGTCGGGGACGACGCGCGCCACGAACTCGCGCACCTCGGGCGAGTCGTGGTCCAGGAACTCGGTGGCGGCGAGCAGGTCCGGTCGGGTGCTGGTGGTGGTCACGATCCTCCCCTTCAGAGGCCGAGCATGGCCGCGATGCGGCCCTGCTGGATCTGGGTGGTGCCCGAGTAGATGGTCCCGGCGACGGCGTTGCGCAGGTCCTTCTCCAGGCCGTACTCGGCCATGTAGCCGTAGCCGCCGAAGACCTGCACCGCGTTCATCGCGCTGGCCACCGCGGCCTCGCTGGCGACCAGCTTGCTGATGGCGACGTCGATCGTCGTGTCCTTGTTGGACTGGAGCTTCTGCGCGGTGTGGTAGAGCCACAGCCGGGCGGTCTCGGTGCCGACCTTCATGTCCACCACGAGGTTCTGCACCGACTGGAACCTGCCGATGGTCGAGCCGAACTGGGCGCGGTTCTTGGCGTAGTCGACGACCTGCTCCAACCGGCGCTGCATCTCGCCGACGTTGATGACGAACGAGTACAGGATCTCCCGCTTCATCACGTAGTCCAGCACCAGGAAACCGGAGCCGACGCGGCCGAGCACGTGGTCGGCGGGCACCCGCACGTCGTCCAGGAACAGCTCGCACAGCGGCGAGGTCTTCAGGCCCATCTTGGCGATCGGGCCGCCGAAGCCCAGGCCGGGCGTGTCGCGCGGCACGAGGAACGCGGTGGTGCCCGCGGCGGTGCCGGCCGGGCCGGTGCGCGCGTACACGACGACGAGGTCCGCGACCGGGCCGTTGCTGACGAACGCCTTGCTGCCGTTGAGCACGAAGTGGTCGCCGTCGCGCACGGCGGTGGTGCGCATGGCCATCGCGTCCGAACCGGCCGACGGCTCGGAGATGGCGTGCGCGCCGATCAGCTCGCCCGCCGCGACCCGCGGCAGGTAGCGCCGCTTCAGCTCGTCCGAGCCGAACCGGTTGAGCGGGGTGGCGGTGCTGGCCAGGTGGGTCGACACGGAGAAGCTGAGGCCGCCGTCGCGGCTGGCGTGGCCCAGGCCCTCCAGCACGTGCATCGTGGTGAGGACGTCCTGGCCCAGGCCGCCGTGCTCCGCGTCGACGGGCAGCCCCAGCAGGCCGGTCGCGGCGACCCTGTCCCACTTGGCGCGCGGGAACGCGCCGCGCTGGTCGTCCTCGACGTGGCCGTCGGACAGCACGTCCGCCAAGCCCTCCACCGACTCCCGCAGGGAGCGCTGGTCTTCGGTCCAGGTGATCATGTGTTCCCCTCGGTGGTGCCCGGGGCGCGGCCGCGCCGCGCCCCGGGCGCGGTCGGTCAGTACTGCGAGTACCCGTTCGGGTCGAGGCGGTGCTTCTCGTCGCCGCGGATCGGCGGGTTGAACACGCTGATCAGGTGCAGGTCCTCGTCCGGCGCCGCGATCAGGGTGTGCGGGTCGTGCTGGTCCAGCGCGTACATCACGCCGGGCTCCAGGATGTGCGTCTCGCCGTCGGCGGTGCTCACCTCGCCCTTGCCGGAGACGCAGTAGCACGCCTCCAGGTGCCTGCGGTACTGGAGCTTCGACTGGGTGCCGGCGGCGACGACGGTGTGCGCGAGGGCGAAGCCCATGCCGTCGGCCTCGACCAGCAGGCGGTGGCTCCGGCCGTTGCCCCAGTGGACGAACCCGACCTCTTCCTTGCTGCGAATGATCATTTTCCCCGGATTCCTTCTCGTGCTCTGCGGTGTGGGTGGTGTCGCCGGCCGCGGTCAGCCGGCGGCGGGCACGGCGCGGTGCCGCGCCACGAACGCGGTCATGGCGTCGACCGTGCGGAAGTCGTCGGGCTCGATGTCGACGTCGTCGACCGGGATCGAGTAGCGGTCGCCGAGCCAGGCGATGAGCCGGAGCAGCCCGAGGCTGTCGACCACGCCGTTGTCGAGGAGGTCGAAGTCGTCGGCGAGGTCGTCCACCGTGACGTCGTCGGCGAACTGCTCGACGACGAAGCGCTTGATCTCGGGTGCGGACACGCTAGTTCCCTTCGGTGCTGAGGCTGGCGAGGATCGCGGTGCGGTCGACCTTCCCGGTGGAGGTCCGGGGCAGGTCGCGGTCGTTCATCCGGAAGCTGGAGGGGATGGCGGTGCGCGGCAGCGACGCGGCGCAGTGCACCCGCAGGTGCAGGCCGTTGACCCGGCTGCCGGCCGTGGTGCGCAGCTCGGCGTGCAGGCGGTGGCCCGCGGTGTCGTCCGGGACGGCGACCACCGCCACCTCCTGGACGTCCGGGTGGCTGCCGAGCACGTGCTCGACCTCCTGCATGTTCGTGCGCACGCCGCGGACCTTCACGTGGAAGTCGTCGCGGCCCTCCAGGTGCAGCAGGCCGTCGGCGTCGCGGCGGACGATGTCGCCGGAGCGGTAGAAGACCTTGGCCGACCCGCCGTCCCGGATCGTGGTGAAGCGGGACGCGGTCAGCGACCGGTCGAGGTAGCCGTGCGCCTGGAACGGCGTGCTGACCAGCAGCTCGCCCACGGCCGCACCGGCCAGCGGCCGGTCGTCGGCGTCCACCACGAGCAGTTCGGCGCCGGCGATCGGACGGCCGATGGGCAGCGCCCGCCGGGTCGCGTCCCGGTCGGGGTCGATCCGGTGGATCGCGCTGTCGTTGGTCTCCGTGCAGCCGTACAGGTTGTGCGCCGCGGCGTTCGGGAACAGCTCGGCGAGCCGGGGCAGCTGCTGCGGCGGCAGCACGTCGCCGGTGGTGATGACGTGCCGGACGGCGGGGAAGCTCGCGCCGTCGCCGTCGAGCAGGCGGAACAGCAGCGGCACCGCCTGCACGACCTCGACCCGGTCCTCGGCGAGCAGCGCCCGCAGCGCCCGGCCGTCGGTGGCCTCGGCCTTGTCGACCAGCCGGACCGTCCCACCGGCGTGCAGCGTGGTCCAGATGTCCAGCAGGGTCAGGTCGAAGTTGAGCGGCGCGTAGCTGAGCACCACCGTGCCCCGGCCGATCCCGAACTCGGTGGCCGCCCAGCGCAGGAACCGCTCGACGCCCGCACCGGACAGCGCCACCGGCTTCGGCACGCCGGTCGAGCCGGACGTGGTCAGCACGAGCGGTGTGTCCGCGGGCAGCGGTGCGCGGGGTGGCAGGCCGCTCGGCTCGACGGAGAAGCACAGCGGCCCGCCCGGCGCCGACCGGTGCCGCCACGTGATGGTGTGCGAGCAGGAGGCGCGCTCCCGCAGCGCGGCGGCCGCGTCGGGGCCCAGGTCGACCGATGGCAGCAGCACCGGCACGTCGGCGAGCCCGCAGGCCACGACCAGCGCGATCGACTCGGGCGACTTGGCGGCGTGCAGCGCGACGGCGCGTCCCCGGCGGGCGCCCGAGGCCCGGAGGTCGGCGGCGGCCGAGCGCGCGGACCGCCACAGCCGCTCGTACGTCCACTCGGCCGTCGCGTCTTTCACCGCAATGGCCCGGGGCGTCTCCTCGGCGTATTTTTTTAAAGCAGAAAGAACGGCGTCGAGATACAAGCGAGCCTCCACCAAGGCTGGCGTGAATTGACCATCGGAAGTGATCCCGGTGAAACCGGAGGTGGCCTTCGAGACCTGCTCGGGCCGTCTTCTCCGACGCTGACCGGATCCAGTACCAGTACATGCTTGCACATGTTTCTGACCGGTGTGGTGGGCCGTTTGGCCCAGTCAGCGGCCTATTGGCGCTCAGGCCAGGCTGAACAAACCGGCCGGATGGTCGTCGCGCGGACCGTCAGCTGGCCGGACAAATAGGACCGAGCGCTGATCACGTAATGCATACGTGATCAGTGTCACAAATCGTTTTCCGGTAGCTGCGGGTGAAACGGCGTCGGCAATTGGTCCGACTGGCCGCGAATAGAACGGTGAACGGCGGTGAACGGCGTCGGCGCGGCTCAGGCCCGAGTCGCGCGGTCGGCCAGCAGCCCGGCGGTGTCGAGCACCTGGGGCAGGATGCGCGCGGCCGAGTCCTTGGTCAGCCTGCTGTCCGGTCCGGACACCGAGATCGCGGCCGGTGTCGGCGCGCCGCGCAGCGGCACCGCGATGCAGCGCACGCCCAGCTCCTGCTCGCTCTCGTCCAGCGCGTACCCCTGCGCGGCGATCCGGTCCAGCGCTGCCAGCAGCTCGTCCGGGTCGGTGATCGTGTTCGGCGTGTACGCGGGCAGCCCGGTCCGCGCCAGCAGCGCCCGCACCTCGTCGCGCGGCAGCTGGGCCAGCATCGCCTTGCCCACGCCGGTGCCGTGCGGCAGCACCCGGCGGCCCACCTCGGTGAACATCCGCATCGAGTGCCGCGACGGCACCTGCGCCACGTAGACCACCTCGTCGCCGTCGAGCACGGCCAGGTTCGCGGTCTCCTCCACCTGGTCGACCAGCTGCGCCAGGAACGGCCGCGCCCACGTGCCGAACTGCCGCGACGCGCCCTCGCCGAGCCGGATCAGCCGCGACCCGAGCGCGTACCGGCGGTTGGTGTTCTGCCGCACGTACCCCAGCGCGACCAGGGTGCGGATCAGCCGGTGGATGGTCGGGAGCGGCAGGCCGGAGGTGGCGGCCAGCTCGGACAGGCTCGCCTCGCCGCCCGCGTCGGCCAGGCGTTCCAGCAGGTCGAAGGCGCGTCGCAGCGACTGGACGCCACCGGTGGGCTCAGGGGCCACGGGAGATCTCCTTCGTTGCCGTTCCGCCTTGCGAAAACTATAGTCCGCGAAGTAGAAACCGACTCGGGATCGAGGTGGACCTCCATGTCCGGTGTTCGCGTCCTCGGGGGCGAGGTGGAGCGCGGGGCGGAAATCCTCACGCCGGACGCGCTGGAGTTCGTGGCCGGGCTGCACCGGGCGTTCGCCGGTCGGCACGCCGAGCTGATGCGCCGCCGCGCGCACCGCCGCCCGCTCGGCTTCCTGGAGGAGACCCGGCACGTCCGCGAGGGCGACTGGCGCGTCGCCGAGGCGCCCGGACCGCTGCGCGACCGCCGGGTCGAGATCACCGGCCCGACCGAGCGCAAGATGACCGTCAACGCGCTCAACTCCGGCGCGAAGGTGTGGCTGGCCGACCTGGAGGACGCCAACACGCCGCACTGGCACAACGTCGTCTCCGGCCAGGTCAACCTCTACGACGCCGGCCGCGGCACGATCGAGCACACCACGCCGGAGGGCAAGCGCTACGCCCTGCGCGACGACGTGGCCCGGCCGGCGATCGTGGTCCGGCCGCGCGGCTGGCACCTGCCCGAGCGGCACGTCGAGGTCGACGGCGAGCCCGCCATCGGCGCGCTGGTCGACTTCGGCCTGCACTTCTTCCACAACGCCGAGCTGGGCGTGCCCTACTACTACCTGCCGAAGATGGAGAGCCACCTCGAAGCCCGGCTGTGGAACGAGGTCTTCACCGCCGCGCAGGCCGAGCTGGGCGTGCCGCACGGCTCCGTCCGCGCGACCGTGCTGATCGAGACGATCCCCGCCGCGTTCGAGATGGAGGAGATCCTCTACGAGCTGCGCGACCACGCGGCCGGCCTGAACGCGGGCCGCTGGGACTACCTGTTCAGCGTCATCAAGTACTTCCGCGACGCGGGGCCGGACGCCGTGCTGCCCGACCGCAACAGCATCACGATGACCGCGCCGTTCATGCGCGCCTACACCGAGCTGCTGGTGCGCACGTGCCACAAGCGCGGCGCGTTCGCCATCGGCGGGATGGCCGCGTTCATCCCGAACCGGCGCGACCCCGACGTCACGCGGCAGGCGTTGGCGAAGGTGCGCGACGACAAGAGCCGCGAGGCGGGTGACGGGTTCGACGGCTCGTGGGTCGCGCACCCGGACCTCGTGCCGGTCTGCCGGGAGGTCTTCGACCAGGCGCTCCGGGGCGAGCCCAACCAGCTGGCCGAGCTGCGGCCGGAGGTGTCCGTCACGGCCGAGCAGCTGCTGGACTTCGGGTCCGCCGGCGGCGGCGCGACCCGTGCCGGGGTGGAGTCGGCGGTGGACGTCGGTGTGCGCTACCTGATGTCGTGGCTGGGCGGCAACGGCGCGGCGGCCATCCACAACCTGATGGAGGACGCCGCCACCGCCGAGATCTCCCGCTCCCAGCTGTGGCAGTGGGTGCACAACGACGTGGTGCTCGACGACGGCACGCCGGTCACCGCCGAGCTGGTGCGCGCCGTGCTGGCCGACGTCCGGGGCGGGCTCGACGGCGAGCACCTGGACCCGGCCGTCGAGCTGTTCGAGCAGGTCGCGCTGTCCGACGAGTTCGTGGACTTCCTGACCCTGCCCGCCTACGAGCGGATCGGCTGACGTGCCGCGCACGTCGCTGTCGGCGGAGGCGGTGCGGGCGGTCACCGCGCGGCTCGCCGACGTGGAGTCGCGCGCGCCGGAGGGCAGGCAGCCGGTGCACACCTGCTACGCGCCCGCCGACCGGGTGGGTCCGACCACCGTGCGCGACTGGGGTGCGCAAGCGCTTGCGGCCCTGAACGAGCACGCCCCCGACGGCTTGGCCGCCGTGCTCGACCTGCCCCCGGAGCTGGCGGACGCCGTGGACGGCCGGGTGCGGGCGAAGCTGGCCGCCGAACCGGTCGAGGACCTGCGCATCGACTTCGAGGACGGCTACGGCGCCCGCTCCGACGCGGAGGAGGACGGCGACGCCGAGCGCACCGCGCTCGTGCTGCGGGACTGGTTGCGCGACGGCGTGGCGCCGCCGCGGTTCGGGCTGCGGATGAAGTCGTTCGACACCAGGGCGCTGCGCGAGCGCGGCATCCGGACGCTGGACGTCTTCCTCACCGCGCTGGGCGGCGCGCCGGACGGCTTCGTGATCACCTTCCCCAAGGTCACCTCGGTGGCGCAGGTCGAGGTGTTCGGCGACGTGCTGGACCTGTTCGGGCTGCCGCTGCGGTTCGAGGTCCAGGTCGAGACGACCCGGTCGATCGTGGACCCCGAGGGCAGGCTGGCCGTCCCGCGGTTCATCGAGGCCGGTCGCGGGCGCGTCACCGGCCTGCACTTCGGCACCTACGACTACACGGCCGGCTGCGGGCTGGCCGCGGCGCACCAGCACCTGGCGCACGGCGCGTGCGACTTCGCCCGCAACGTCATGCAGGTGTCCGCGGCGGGCACCGGTGTCGCGCTGTCCGACGGCTCCACCAACGTGCTGCCGGTCGGCGACGACGTCCACGAGGGCTGGCGCACGCACTACCGCCTGGTGCGCCGGTCGCTGGCTCACGGCTTCTACCAGGGCTGGGACCTGCACCCGGCGCAGCTCGTGACGAGGTACGCGGCGGTGCACGCGTTCCACCTCGAAACCGCGGCCGCCGACGCGGGTCGGCTCCGGGCGTACGTGGCGCGGGCGGGCGGTTCGGTGCTGGACGAGCCCGCGACCGCCCGGGCGC
This genomic window from Saccharothrix sp. HUAS TT1 contains:
- a CDS encoding maleate cis-trans isomerase — encoded protein: MTERTFRRDGWDARVRIGVVVPHADVGPEAELRAMAPADVSVHAHRLHFGAMRPGGVMDPKIPHQPVTSFTDEPYLDDTVESLAASPLDVIALGFTSSSYKHGVDGEQALLRRLAPRTRGMPLVTTCLAASNAMRALGVRSMALVNPPWFDRELDLAGARYFTDQGFDVVHHAPSGLPSSQADIIPGLLFDWVKSVADGADAVFVAGNGQRAVGIVEALEDELGTAVLTANQVLLWQSLRETAPDVEVHGYGRVFRVGAFEGV
- a CDS encoding multidrug efflux SMR transporter — protein: MHWLYLAIATVFEVAFALGTNATKGFTRLWPSIFTLLAAAGGIFFLSLALKTLDVGVGYTIWTGIGSVGTVVLGVFLFKERLNAAKILCFGAIILGVIGLRVASGV
- a CDS encoding phosphopantetheine-binding protein, producing MSAPEIKRFVVEQFADDVTVDDLADDFDLLDNGVVDSLGLLRLIAWLGDRYSIPVDDVDIEPDDFRTVDAMTAFVARHRAVPAAG
- a CDS encoding acyl-CoA dehydrogenase family protein, giving the protein MITWTEDQRSLRESVEGLADVLSDGHVEDDQRGAFPRAKWDRVAATGLLGLPVDAEHGGLGQDVLTTMHVLEGLGHASRDGGLSFSVSTHLASTATPLNRFGSDELKRRYLPRVAAGELIGAHAISEPSAGSDAMAMRTTAVRDGDHFVLNGSKAFVSNGPVADLVVVYARTGPAGTAAGTTAFLVPRDTPGLGFGGPIAKMGLKTSPLCELFLDDVRVPADHVLGRVGSGFLVLDYVMKREILYSFVINVGEMQRRLEQVVDYAKNRAQFGSTIGRFQSVQNLVVDMKVGTETARLWLYHTAQKLQSNKDTTIDVAISKLVASEAAVASAMNAVQVFGGYGYMAEYGLEKDLRNAVAGTIYSGTTQIQQGRIAAMLGL
- a CDS encoding DsbA family protein, which encodes MTVQVVVYSDYVCPYCLLAEGIVEQAVAGKDAEVVWRPFELRPEPTPTLRPEDDYLPAVWRQSVYPMARRLGVPIVLPSVSPQPYTHTAFEGFCFAEDHGRGAEYTAAVFRAFFQDERNIGEHDVLTDIAESIGLDGAAFRAALEDRRYRDRHREALRQAARDEVSAVPTILVGNRRISGVPDPDALTALVDEAIAARSASASH
- a CDS encoding transglutaminase family protein produces the protein MTTTSTRPDLLAATEFLDHDSPEVREFVARVVPDPAAMTPTEKAVALYYAVRDKVFYEVYGQDLSRTGLRAGSIAKQGQGFCLHKAILYAAAVRSVGIPSRLLCGEVRNHLASGRLKQVVGGDVFLHWLNAIELDGRWLRVTPVFNKVLCKLYGMRPLEFDGTADSLYHPFDEDGRERMEFVGPKTEFDDVDYDDVLRRMREKHPAMVGDDAHVAAEGSLAAEAPQVIGGACTPGGACS
- a CDS encoding multidrug efflux SMR transporter, with the translated sequence MSKQTKDAPVTATAAETATTDAPAAPAQTDVRSWTYLLIAAVFEVVFALGTNGSHGFTHLGWSITTVLAAAGGIFFLSLALKTLDVGVGYTVWTGIGSVGTVIFGTLVFDESISLLKAACFVLIIGGVVGLKMSSKPAPAPEATA
- a CDS encoding AMP-binding protein, whose product is MQACTGTGSGQRRRRRPEQVSKATSGFTGITSDGQFTPALVEARLYLDAVLSALKKYAEETPRAIAVKDATAEWTYERLWRSARSAAADLRASGARRGRAVALHAAKSPESIALVVACGLADVPVLLPSVDLGPDAAAALRERASCSHTITWRHRSAPGGPLCFSVEPSGLPPRAPLPADTPLVLTTSGSTGVPKPVALSGAGVERFLRWAATEFGIGRGTVVLSYAPLNFDLTLLDIWTTLHAGGTVRLVDKAEATDGRALRALLAEDRVEVVQAVPLLFRLLDGDGASFPAVRHVITTGDVLPPQQLPRLAELFPNAAAHNLYGCTETNDSAIHRIDPDRDATRRALPIGRPIAGAELLVVDADDRPLAGAAVGELLVSTPFQAHGYLDRSLTASRFTTIRDGGSAKVFYRSGDIVRRDADGLLHLEGRDDFHVKVRGVRTNMQEVEHVLGSHPDVQEVAVVAVPDDTAGHRLHAELRTTAGSRVNGLHLRVHCAASLPRTAIPSSFRMNDRDLPRTSTGKVDRTAILASLSTEGN
- a CDS encoding nucleoside deaminase, with translation MTDDELREHVRRAVALSLEHVERGGIPFSGLVVHPRQGVIGEGVNRVAANHDPLAHAEVVAIQDACAKLRVASLHGCTLIASGEPCALCYMAALYSGITTIVYAVDRHGAAAAGFDYSGSYSIFALPPERWPMDVRAMPVENGDEPFERWLANNTYSRR
- the aceB gene encoding malate synthase A, which produces MSGVRVLGGEVERGAEILTPDALEFVAGLHRAFAGRHAELMRRRAHRRPLGFLEETRHVREGDWRVAEAPGPLRDRRVEITGPTERKMTVNALNSGAKVWLADLEDANTPHWHNVVSGQVNLYDAGRGTIEHTTPEGKRYALRDDVARPAIVVRPRGWHLPERHVEVDGEPAIGALVDFGLHFFHNAELGVPYYYLPKMESHLEARLWNEVFTAAQAELGVPHGSVRATVLIETIPAAFEMEEILYELRDHAAGLNAGRWDYLFSVIKYFRDAGPDAVLPDRNSITMTAPFMRAYTELLVRTCHKRGAFAIGGMAAFIPNRRDPDVTRQALAKVRDDKSREAGDGFDGSWVAHPDLVPVCREVFDQALRGEPNQLAELRPEVSVTAEQLLDFGSAGGGATRAGVESAVDVGVRYLMSWLGGNGAAAIHNLMEDAATAEISRSQLWQWVHNDVVLDDGTPVTAELVRAVLADVRGGLDGEHLDPAVELFEQVALSDEFVDFLTLPAYERIG
- a CDS encoding IclR family transcriptional regulator, with protein sequence MAPEPTGGVQSLRRAFDLLERLADAGGEASLSELAATSGLPLPTIHRLIRTLVALGYVRQNTNRRYALGSRLIRLGEGASRQFGTWARPFLAQLVDQVEETANLAVLDGDEVVYVAQVPSRHSMRMFTEVGRRVLPHGTGVGKAMLAQLPRDEVRALLARTGLPAYTPNTITDPDELLAALDRIAAQGYALDESEQELGVRCIAVPLRGAPTPAAISVSGPDSRLTKDSAARILPQVLDTAGLLADRATRA
- a CDS encoding aldolase, whose protein sequence is MPRTSLSAEAVRAVTARLADVESRAPEGRQPVHTCYAPADRVGPTTVRDWGAQALAALNEHAPDGLAAVLDLPPELADAVDGRVRAKLAAEPVEDLRIDFEDGYGARSDAEEDGDAERTALVLRDWLRDGVAPPRFGLRMKSFDTRALRERGIRTLDVFLTALGGAPDGFVITFPKVTSVAQVEVFGDVLDLFGLPLRFEVQVETTRSIVDPEGRLAVPRFIEAGRGRVTGLHFGTYDYTAGCGLAAAHQHLAHGACDFARNVMQVSAAGTGVALSDGSTNVLPVGDDVHEGWRTHYRLVRRSLAHGFYQGWDLHPAQLVTRYAAVHAFHLETAAADAGRLRAYVARAGGSVLDEPATARALSASFIRALDCGALDEGEIHRATGLSVTELRALVGRE
- a CDS encoding MarR family winged helix-turn-helix transcriptional regulator: MSQQASPPAPLLLSSDGLLWGRLAALNARVGHTMQKMLQRHSDIGFSEFTALMALANAPLGELHMQELAEVTLLNQSSVSRLVVRLERTGLTERRHCLRDRRRVYTGITDVGRKVLEDALPVYEAALKDAFRHITMDDDLGPLLAKLRPAS
- a CDS encoding ectoine synthase, whose amino-acid sequence is MIIRSKEEVGFVHWGNGRSHRLLVEADGMGFALAHTVVAAGTQSKLQYRRHLEACYCVSGKGEVSTADGETHILEPGVMYALDQHDPHTLIAAPDEDLHLISVFNPPIRGDEKHRLDPNGYSQY